Proteins from a single region of Abyssalbus ytuae:
- the msrB gene encoding peptide-methionine (R)-S-oxide reductase MsrB produces MKNFLLIPFVVLVTSCNTNAQKNKEKENFPVTKTEQEWKTELTAMEYYVLRKKGTEKAIKNEYNKFYERGTYLCAGCGVKLYESKYKYDSGSGWPAFDRGIEKNLAYEKDVSLGMVRTEVHCANCGGHLGHVFLDGPSQTTGLRHCVNSVSLDFIPERNEEK; encoded by the coding sequence ATGAAAAATTTTCTTTTAATTCCATTTGTAGTACTTGTTACAAGTTGTAATACCAATGCCCAGAAAAATAAAGAAAAAGAAAACTTTCCGGTAACCAAAACCGAACAGGAATGGAAAACCGAATTAACCGCGATGGAATATTATGTGCTTCGTAAAAAAGGTACCGAAAAAGCCATTAAGAATGAATATAATAAGTTTTATGAAAGAGGTACTTACCTATGTGCCGGTTGCGGGGTAAAACTTTACGAATCAAAATACAAATACGACAGTGGCTCCGGATGGCCCGCCTTTGACAGGGGAATAGAAAAAAATCTGGCTTATGAAAAAGATGTATCACTTGGTATGGTTCGAACCGAAGTACATTGCGCCAATTGTGGCGGGCATCTTGGTCATGTATTTTTAGACGGCCCATCACAAACTACCGGTTTGAGGCATTGTGTAAACTCCGTATCTTTAGATTTCATACCTGAACGCAATGAAGAAAAATAA
- the msrB gene encoding peptide-methionine (R)-S-oxide reductase MsrB, whose translation MKKNKAYAVNKTEEQWQEQLSNEEYKILRQKGTEFPHTGKYNLHFENGIYKCKGCGTQLFESNHKFESGCGWPSFDNAIEGTVEYIKDTSHGMIRTEIVCAVCGGHLGHVFNDGSTQTGLRYCVNSASIHFEPES comes from the coding sequence ATGAAGAAAAATAAAGCATATGCTGTTAATAAAACCGAAGAACAATGGCAGGAACAGCTTTCTAATGAAGAATATAAGATCTTAAGGCAGAAAGGAACCGAATTCCCTCATACGGGAAAATACAATTTGCATTTTGAAAACGGAATCTATAAATGTAAAGGTTGCGGCACACAACTTTTTGAGAGTAACCATAAATTTGAAAGTGGTTGCGGATGGCCTTCTTTTGATAATGCAATTGAAGGTACTGTTGAATATATAAAAGACACCTCGCACGGAATGATTCGCACCGAAATTGTTTGTGCCGTATGCGGCGGGCATTTGGGCCATGTTTTTAACGACGGGTCTACTCAAACCGGTTTACGGTATTGTGTTAACTCGGCCAGTATACATTTTGAACCTGAAAGTTGA
- a CDS encoding nucleotidyltransferase family protein, with the protein MEILNKLKELKPILRRDYSVKEIGVFGSFAVDSANDDSDIDLLVELDKPIGWKFLSLEIYLEQIFGRKIDLVTKSALRDRIKEDILSKVNYV; encoded by the coding sequence ATGGAAATATTGAATAAGTTAAAAGAACTGAAACCAATATTGAGAAGAGATTATTCTGTTAAAGAGATTGGGGTATTTGGTTCTTTTGCAGTGGATAGTGCCAATGATGATAGCGACATTGATTTACTTGTTGAGCTTGATAAACCTATTGGATGGAAGTTTTTATCACTTGAGATTTATTTAGAACAAATTTTTGGCCGAAAAATAGACCTTGTTACAAAGAGTGCACTTAGAGACAGGATTAAAGAGGATATTTTAAGCAAAGTCAATTACGTTTAG
- a CDS encoding HepT-like ribonuclease domain-containing protein has protein sequence MDFKSFKIDYKTVDAVIRNFEIIGEASKNLPDFIKNKYPMMPWKEMYYLRNKVSHEYFGIDYEIIWDIATNYLPDNKVDIDYIVEKESKK, from the coding sequence ATGGATTTTAAATCGTTCAAAATAGACTACAAAACAGTTGATGCCGTAATCAGAAATTTTGAGATAATTGGAGAAGCTTCTAAAAATCTGCCAGATTTTATTAAGAATAAATATCCTATGATGCCATGGAAAGAGATGTACTATCTCAGAAATAAAGTATCTCATGAATATTTTGGGATTGATTATGAAATAATTTGGGATATAGCTACAAATTATTTACCAGATAATAAGGTTGATATCGATTACATAGTTGAAAAAGAATCAAAAAAATAA